The sequence below is a genomic window from Hyalangium ruber.
CCACAGCCGCTTGAGGTCGGCGTTGACGCGCTCGGCGAACTTCTTGGCCTCCTCGGCGGTGGCCTTGGCCTGGGGAGCCGCGGCGCTCGCGGGGGGCGTTCCCTGCGCCGTCGCGGGCAGCGCGAACAGCAGCGCGGCCGCACAGGCCGCACGGAAGAGGGGCAGCACGGTGAGGTTTCGGATCATGGGCGGCGACCCTAGAGGAAGCGCCGACCGAAGGCACTCCGAAACATCGGAGGCTCAGAGGGAAGCCGCGCCGTGTTCGACCGTTCGCACTCTGCGTGCCGCCTGCTGACGCAGTGCGAAAAGCGCGAGGTCCTTGTCCTTGGCCTCCAGCATGAGGTCCGCGGGGGACTCGAGCGCGGCGAGCACCGCGCGGAAGTCGGCCGGAGCGATGCGGTCGGCGTGCGCTCCGGGCTTGCCGTCCTTCTTCTGGCTGGCCAGGTGGTACTTGGGACGCAGGCCCAGCGCGTGCCAGGAGGCGGCGGACTCGCGCAGCAGCTCGTCCAGGGGCATCACCGGGTTCGAGGGCAGCACCGCGTTGTGCAGGTTGTCGGCGAGGAACGGGACGCCATGCTCGCGAGCCAGCGGGAGCACCTCGCGCGCGGTCCACACCTTGTCATCGTGTTCGATGACGAGCCGGTCGCGCAGCTCCTCCGGCATCGTGTCCAGCATGCGGTGGGCGGCCTCCAGGGCCTCGGGTCGGCTGGGGGCCGCGCCTCCCACGTGAATGACGACGCGCGACTCGGGGCCCTGGCCGAGCAGATCCAGGACACGGGCGCCGTAGCGCAGCTCGGCGAGGGCGGCCTCGCGCACGTGGGGGTGGCGGGATGAAAGAGAGGCGCCCGCGGGCGAAGGGTGCAGGGAGAGCCGCTGGCGGGAGCGCTGGGCGATCTGGCCCAGGCGCGCGAAGGTGGAGGCGTAGGTCCGCCACCACGGCAGCGTGTTCACCGGATGGGAGGCGAAGGGAATGAGCGAGGAGCCGATGCGGAACAGCTCGATGCCGTGCTTCTCGTTGAACAGGAGGATCTGCTCCAGTTCGGCGAGATTCAGCTCGATGAGCTCCGACAGGCGGCGCGGGGTGACGCCCGCCAGCCGGCACGTGTGGCTCGCGCCCAGCTCCAGCGAGAGGCAGTTGGCGACGTAGCCCAGGCGATACGAGGAGAGGCCTTCCATGGCTCTTCAGATTCGCCATGGGCCGATCGTTGCGAGGCCCCTCCAGGCCTGCCCGAGGAGCTGGCAGGC
It includes:
- the uvsE gene encoding UV DNA damage repair endonuclease UvsE, producing the protein MEGLSSYRLGYVANCLSLELGASHTCRLAGVTPRRLSELIELNLAELEQILLFNEKHGIELFRIGSSLIPFASHPVNTLPWWRTYASTFARLGQIAQRSRQRLSLHPSPAGASLSSRHPHVREAALAELRYGARVLDLLGQGPESRVVIHVGGAAPSRPEALEAAHRMLDTMPEELRDRLVIEHDDKVWTAREVLPLAREHGVPFLADNLHNAVLPSNPVMPLDELLRESAASWHALGLRPKYHLASQKKDGKPGAHADRIAPADFRAVLAALESPADLMLEAKDKDLALFALRQQAARRVRTVEHGAASL